In a single window of the Desulfocurvibacter africanus subsp. africanus DSM 2603 genome:
- a CDS encoding DHH family phosphoesterase, with protein sequence MSIPSKDIAHILRTEDDFLVTAHVNPDGDAIGSMAAVGFVLQRLGKRFTLYNQSGLPRDFAWLSLPAPIATSIPDCPACWTITLDCGDLHRAGDALMTWVDRQRLINIDHHLGNPGFGSVNWVDTSMASTSQMAAQIARELGFPLEGSLGEAVFLGLTTDTGSFSYDNTTARVLELAAEIVRLGLKPGQFNAKLQNQQPLERIQLWSRVLSRTQLLDSGKIALVTITRQDLDATGTGMQDTDGIINTVRRIKGVAVAASLREDGPKEIKFSLRSSGNVNVQPMAASFGGGGHKNAAGGTIFASMSEAESSLVQALRTFAETL encoded by the coding sequence ATGAGCATCCCGAGTAAGGACATCGCCCACATCCTGCGCACGGAAGACGACTTCCTGGTCACCGCGCACGTGAATCCCGACGGCGACGCCATCGGGTCCATGGCTGCAGTGGGTTTCGTGCTGCAGCGCCTGGGCAAGCGCTTCACGTTGTACAACCAATCCGGTCTGCCTCGCGACTTCGCATGGCTGAGCCTGCCGGCGCCCATCGCGACGTCCATTCCCGACTGCCCTGCCTGCTGGACCATCACACTCGATTGTGGAGATCTGCACCGAGCCGGCGATGCGCTTATGACCTGGGTGGACCGCCAGCGGCTCATCAACATAGACCACCACCTGGGCAATCCGGGTTTCGGTTCCGTCAACTGGGTGGACACCTCCATGGCTTCCACCAGCCAGATGGCCGCTCAGATCGCGCGGGAGTTGGGCTTTCCCCTGGAAGGCTCCCTTGGCGAAGCCGTGTTCCTGGGCCTGACCACGGATACGGGCAGCTTCAGCTACGACAACACCACGGCCCGCGTCCTGGAGTTGGCCGCGGAGATCGTGCGCCTGGGCCTCAAGCCCGGCCAGTTCAACGCCAAGCTGCAGAATCAACAGCCCCTGGAACGCATTCAGCTCTGGAGCCGCGTTCTGAGCCGCACACAGCTTCTGGATAGCGGCAAGATCGCCTTGGTGACCATCACCCGCCAGGATCTGGATGCAACCGGCACCGGCATGCAGGACACGGACGGCATTATCAATACCGTGCGGCGCATCAAGGGTGTGGCCGTTGCCGCCAGCCTGCGCGAGGACGGTCCCAAAGAGATCAAGTTTTCCCTTCGCTCGTCCGGCAACGTGAATGTTCAGCCCATGGCCGCGTCCTTCGGCGGCGGCGGGCACAAGAATGCAGCCGGCGGGACTATTTTCGCATCCATGTCCGAGGCCGAAAGCAGCCTCGTCCAAGCCCTGCGCACTTTTGCGGAGACTCTCTAG
- the amrB gene encoding AmmeMemoRadiSam system protein B — MNRRPVVAGQFYPGQADQLESMVGEYLSKAGAKAQEHTILAMTPHAGYVFSGSVAGQTLGRANLAKTVLLLGPNHTGMGSRFAVWSDGIWELPGGGLNVNEGLAKAIIKADARLVADQTAHVREHSLEVVLPFLRAIDSETTIIPIAVAEPRLEVLLEVGAAIGRVLASWKHPVSMVVSSDMSHYVTHEEAKRWDSMALEPILALNPSEAYRVVRESGISMCGIMPMTVGLTAAESLEASKAELVAYATSGETSGDYTQVVGYAGVLVS; from the coding sequence ATGAACCGCAGACCCGTGGTGGCCGGGCAGTTCTACCCAGGCCAGGCCGACCAGCTCGAATCCATGGTCGGCGAATACCTGTCCAAGGCGGGCGCTAAGGCCCAGGAGCACACCATCCTGGCCATGACGCCCCATGCCGGCTACGTTTTTTCCGGCTCCGTGGCAGGCCAGACACTGGGGCGAGCCAACCTGGCCAAGACCGTCCTGCTTTTGGGGCCGAATCACACGGGCATGGGCAGTCGTTTCGCCGTGTGGAGCGATGGGATATGGGAATTGCCCGGCGGCGGCCTGAACGTGAACGAGGGCTTGGCCAAGGCCATCATAAAGGCCGATGCGCGGCTCGTGGCCGACCAGACCGCCCATGTCCGCGAGCATTCCCTGGAGGTTGTGCTGCCGTTCCTGCGCGCCATCGATTCGGAAACGACCATCATACCCATCGCGGTGGCTGAGCCAAGGCTCGAGGTATTGCTGGAGGTGGGCGCGGCCATTGGCAGGGTGCTGGCGAGCTGGAAGCATCCCGTATCAATGGTCGTCAGCTCGGACATGAGCCATTACGTGACCCATGAGGAGGCCAAGCGCTGGGATTCCATGGCTCTTGAGCCTATCCTGGCCCTGAATCCGTCCGAGGCTTACCGTGTTGTGCGCGAGAGCGGCATATCCATGTGCGGCATCATGCCCATGACCGTGGGTTTGACCGCGGCCGAGTCATTGGAAGCCAGCAAGGCCGAGTTGGTGGCCTACGCGACATCGGGCGAGACCAGCGGGGACTATACCCAGGTGGTGGGCTACGCGGGCGTGCTCGTGAGTTGA
- a CDS encoding tetratricopeptide repeat protein encodes MAILNRLPCLILCVLLGGILPARLEAVTYSAVSSGEVERLVLTFPSGVPAFAVSRTGEREVILRFDETAWAREKRPADSEVKGRLIRFLHHVTGGVRVTMADMAFGYVAEEGPGANQLQLTVFVDSMGSQWTAADRTQVALRQPRPLDAPEPDQSPRPDGGQSSPAKVVTAKPADNAAPAASKPVEKIPAATAEAPALPGPAIVSAKQAGPAPATETASIAPERPQAKAQATDSTVPTAGRPFFSVPYSLRAPIRSVGPEEATTYSTTPVIGQGPKVAMNIAPVRGQAKQPEASAGSTAAAPAVPAPPAPPAPPAPSSLKDAPAPQAVPAAGQPGNETKPAVQASPVPQASSTAPEGQTAKPVTEPASGTEQAEGVANDKTAATAAKDTDDTGPVDEKGKPILTHEELYQVAVRHFINSEYKEAIEVYKQLRANPEVKGNMREEVLHNLAQASYNLYRDTLRDHFHEVVGALEAAINFKPDSEKVPQALLQLGLAHLRVDNIPEASAYFKILTEKYPQDLNVPYIDFYWGDYYYRKGKYREAADAYQVVVQDHPDSPIIRDASLGLARSLEKLEYYEQAYQIVDFIDKRWPRFYIEDPEFLRLSGELANRLQKFGEAKDDLWNYYNMQPAATGNDVILARIGDIYLRAGQRNAARDIYRTVAARYPEDEGGLVAKMRLAEEGIYDSPTLDQMYKVFDRPFNLRPEEIYTQIVRKYPKSALAPLAQLKLSMWHLFSNRYLDTLADVNTMLRLFPSSELTPKALDVGLKAFEQNARHMAQEENFARIVDTWDRYPFLAKRGDSLSPQTRLLVATSMSSVGRPGDALEIAKPLLAGAMQGESSQGAMMLAVHIYLEEEAWGQIEAMSKVVEKWNLPPERRRQFDFSLALALENLGKPELSLPIWTKLAADMQLETEQRGYALYYMSRAAAQKEDFRNQYLYSHEALNLFLQSGRDKEKVKDCLLSLVEVCRKVNQLEQALHWALEYDKRITDADPEWPASRFRLAEIHRGLGNDGEWRRNLNELIKKKPDSLFGRMAASTFESMALERKVDRYRPEIDEAAGR; translated from the coding sequence CCTATTCGGCAGTCTCCAGCGGCGAGGTTGAGCGGCTTGTACTCACCTTCCCGTCGGGCGTTCCAGCTTTCGCCGTATCCCGCACAGGCGAGCGCGAGGTCATCCTTCGTTTTGACGAGACGGCCTGGGCGCGGGAGAAGCGACCGGCAGACTCGGAGGTCAAGGGACGGCTCATCCGCTTCCTGCACCACGTGACCGGCGGCGTGCGCGTCACCATGGCCGACATGGCTTTCGGTTATGTCGCCGAGGAGGGCCCTGGAGCCAACCAGCTCCAACTGACCGTTTTCGTGGACAGCATGGGCAGCCAGTGGACCGCAGCGGACCGAACCCAAGTGGCTCTGCGCCAGCCCAGACCTCTGGATGCGCCTGAACCAGACCAGTCGCCCCGCCCTGACGGCGGGCAGAGTTCACCGGCCAAGGTCGTCACAGCCAAGCCCGCCGACAATGCCGCACCCGCGGCTTCCAAGCCGGTTGAAAAGATTCCTGCCGCGACCGCTGAAGCGCCAGCTCTTCCTGGGCCGGCGATCGTTTCCGCCAAACAGGCCGGTCCCGCGCCCGCGACCGAGACGGCAAGCATTGCGCCTGAAAGGCCGCAAGCTAAGGCCCAGGCCACTGATTCGACTGTTCCGACCGCGGGCAGACCTTTCTTTTCCGTGCCCTATTCCCTGCGCGCTCCGATTCGCTCCGTGGGACCTGAAGAGGCCACGACCTACAGCACCACGCCGGTTATCGGCCAGGGGCCCAAGGTGGCCATGAACATCGCTCCTGTACGGGGCCAGGCGAAGCAGCCCGAGGCTTCCGCCGGCTCCACGGCTGCCGCTCCAGCCGTTCCGGCTCCCCCGGCTCCTCCGGCTCCTCCGGCTCCCTCATCTCTCAAAGATGCGCCTGCCCCTCAAGCTGTTCCAGCCGCGGGTCAGCCCGGGAACGAAACCAAGCCCGCCGTGCAGGCATCTCCAGTTCCACAAGCCAGCTCGACGGCCCCGGAAGGCCAGACCGCCAAGCCTGTGACAGAACCTGCGTCAGGCACGGAACAGGCCGAAGGCGTGGCCAACGACAAGACGGCTGCCACAGCGGCCAAGGATACGGACGATACCGGCCCAGTGGATGAAAAGGGCAAGCCGATCCTGACCCACGAGGAGCTGTACCAGGTGGCGGTGCGGCATTTCATCAACAGCGAGTACAAAGAGGCCATCGAAGTCTATAAGCAGCTGCGCGCCAACCCCGAGGTCAAGGGGAATATGCGCGAGGAAGTGCTGCACAATTTGGCTCAGGCCTCGTACAACCTTTACCGCGACACCTTGCGCGACCACTTCCACGAGGTCGTGGGCGCCTTGGAGGCGGCCATCAACTTCAAGCCCGACTCCGAGAAGGTGCCGCAGGCGCTCCTGCAGCTCGGACTGGCCCATCTGCGCGTGGACAACATCCCCGAGGCCAGCGCCTATTTCAAAATCCTGACGGAGAAGTATCCCCAAGACTTGAATGTCCCGTACATCGATTTTTACTGGGGCGATTACTACTACCGTAAAGGCAAGTACCGCGAGGCGGCCGACGCCTATCAGGTCGTGGTCCAGGACCATCCCGACTCGCCCATTATCCGCGATGCGTCCTTGGGCTTGGCCCGCTCCCTGGAAAAATTGGAGTATTACGAGCAGGCCTATCAGATCGTGGACTTCATCGATAAGCGCTGGCCCCGTTTCTACATCGAGGATCCCGAGTTCCTGAGGCTGTCCGGCGAACTGGCCAACCGGTTGCAGAAATTCGGCGAGGCCAAGGACGACCTCTGGAACTATTACAACATGCAGCCTGCCGCCACGGGCAACGACGTGATCCTGGCCCGCATCGGCGACATATATCTGCGAGCCGGCCAGCGCAACGCGGCGCGTGATATCTACCGCACCGTGGCCGCTCGCTACCCCGAGGACGAGGGTGGCCTTGTGGCCAAGATGCGCCTGGCCGAAGAAGGCATTTACGACAGCCCGACACTGGATCAGATGTACAAGGTATTCGACAGGCCGTTCAACCTGCGGCCCGAGGAGATCTATACACAGATCGTCCGCAAGTACCCCAAGAGCGCCTTGGCGCCTTTGGCCCAGCTCAAGCTGTCCATGTGGCATCTTTTCAGCAATCGCTATTTGGACACCCTGGCCGACGTGAACACAATGCTGCGGCTTTTCCCGAGCAGCGAGTTGACGCCCAAGGCTTTGGACGTTGGGCTCAAGGCTTTCGAGCAGAATGCCCGGCATATGGCGCAGGAGGAGAACTTCGCGCGCATCGTGGACACATGGGATCGCTATCCCTTCCTCGCCAAGCGTGGGGACTCCCTTAGTCCGCAGACCAGGCTTCTGGTTGCCACGAGCATGAGTTCGGTGGGCCGCCCGGGCGACGCCCTGGAGATCGCCAAGCCGCTGCTGGCGGGCGCCATGCAGGGCGAAAGCTCCCAAGGCGCCATGATGTTGGCCGTGCACATCTACCTGGAAGAGGAAGCCTGGGGGCAGATCGAGGCCATGTCCAAAGTGGTCGAGAAGTGGAACCTGCCTCCGGAGCGTCGCCGTCAGTTCGATTTCTCCCTGGCCCTGGCCCTGGAAAATCTGGGCAAGCCAGAATTGAGCCTGCCCATCTGGACCAAGCTGGCTGCGGATATGCAGCTTGAAACCGAGCAGCGCGGCTATGCCTTGTATTACATGTCGCGCGCCGCGGCCCAGAAGGAAGACTTCCGCAACCAGTATCTCTACAGCCACGAGGCTCTGAATCTGTTCCTCCAGTCCGGCCGCGACAAGGAGAAGGTCAAGGACTGCCTCCTCTCCCTCGTGGAGGTCTGCCGCAAGGTTAACCAGTTGGAACAGGCTCTGCACTGGGCCTTGGAATACGACAAACGCATCACGGATGCCGACCCTGAATGGCCCGCCTCCCGTTTCCGCCTGGCCGAGATTCATCGCGGCCTTGGCAACGACGGCGAATGGAGGCGGAATTTGAACGAACTCATCAAGAAGAAGCCCGACAGCCTTTTTGGCCGCATGGCTGCATCCACATTCGAATCCATGGCCTTGGAGCGAAAGGTGGACCGCTACCGCCCCGAAATCGACGAGGCCGCAGGGCGTTAA
- the truB gene encoding tRNA pseudouridine(55) synthase TruB: protein MGRRRRREDTRQLHGVLVLNKPSGPTSTDCLNRIKRELGQPVIGHAGTLDPLASGVLVVLLGKATRLATHLLGARKTYQGALRLGLATDTYDIQGKVVEERPCDGLDPEEIRRAVLDWKGTSLQEVPAYSAAKHQGRPLYELARAGEEVPVKEKDVTVYTAEALMVQPPEVAFRVACSAGTYVRSLVHSLGKRLGCGATMTALTREESEPFSLGQAHGLEETLSDPEGFGARVLPIAEVLKGWLQVELGPDEAKGVRNGMRIPVAPDLAKSASPGVKALLSEAGEPLALAEARHLEGRLKWVILRGLF, encoded by the coding sequence ATGGGCCGCCGCAGGCGCAGAGAGGATACGCGCCAGCTCCACGGGGTGCTGGTGCTCAACAAGCCGTCAGGCCCCACGTCCACCGATTGCCTCAACCGCATCAAACGCGAATTGGGACAGCCGGTCATCGGCCATGCCGGAACCCTGGACCCTCTTGCCTCGGGCGTGCTCGTGGTGCTTCTTGGCAAGGCTACCCGCCTGGCGACGCATCTCCTGGGCGCGCGCAAAACCTATCAGGGAGCCTTGCGTCTAGGGCTGGCCACTGATACCTACGACATTCAGGGTAAAGTTGTCGAAGAACGGCCTTGCGATGGATTGGATCCCGAAGAGATCCGCCGGGCCGTCCTTGACTGGAAAGGCACTTCGCTGCAGGAAGTGCCGGCCTATTCCGCAGCCAAGCACCAGGGGCGTCCCCTGTACGAGTTGGCCCGCGCCGGAGAGGAAGTCCCGGTCAAGGAAAAAGACGTGACGGTTTACACGGCGGAAGCGCTCATGGTGCAACCGCCCGAGGTCGCCTTCAGGGTGGCCTGTTCCGCAGGAACCTATGTACGCTCCCTGGTCCACAGCCTGGGGAAGCGACTTGGGTGCGGCGCGACAATGACCGCGTTGACCCGTGAGGAGAGCGAGCCATTCAGTCTCGGCCAGGCCCATGGCCTGGAGGAGACCCTGTCCGACCCCGAAGGGTTCGGAGCCAGGGTCCTGCCCATAGCCGAGGTCCTGAAGGGTTGGCTCCAGGTGGAGCTTGGCCCGGACGAGGCAAAAGGAGTGCGCAACGGCATGCGCATCCCCGTAGCCCCGGATCTGGCCAAATCCGCGAGCCCCGGCGTCAAGGCCCTGCTCTCCGAGGCTGGAGAGCCGTTGGCCCTGGCCGAGGCCCGTCACCTGGAAGGACGCCTCAAGTGGGTCATTTTGCGGGGATTGTTCTAG
- the rpsO gene encoding 30S ribosomal protein S15 has protein sequence MVMTAAQKSQVIEEHKKHEGDTGSPEVQVALLTARIEYLTGHFKTHTKDYHSRTGLLKLVGQRRKLLNYLKKVDVQRYRDLIAKLGIRK, from the coding sequence GTGGTAATGACAGCTGCTCAGAAGAGCCAAGTGATCGAGGAACATAAGAAGCACGAGGGAGACACCGGCTCCCCCGAGGTGCAGGTCGCCCTGCTGACGGCCCGCATCGAGTACCTGACCGGCCACTTCAAGACCCATACCAAGGACTACCACTCGCGTACGGGTCTGCTGAAGCTGGTCGGCCAGCGCCGCAAGCTTCTTAACTATCTTAAGAAAGTGGATGTGCAGCGCTATCGCGACCTGATCGCGAAGCTCGGCATCCGCAAGTAG
- a CDS encoding neutral zinc metallopeptidase, with protein MRWKTGRRSEHIEDRRGMRIGRAGIVGGGIGMVVLALLAMFLGVDPGVILGPGSPVATQDNRPPTAEEQELADFTSVVLAETEDVWGGIFQRNGGTYRKPTLVLFTDAVQSACGTASSAVGPFYCPLDSQVYLDLGFFEQLSRQLGAPGDFARAYVVAHEVGHHVQNLLGLSGQVREAQQRMDESQANRLSVMLELQADCFAGLWAHYADRERNIIEEGDIDEALNAASQIGDDTLQRRSRGEVVPDSFTHGSSEQRMRWFMHGFTSGDLNSCDTFESDDL; from the coding sequence ATGCGCTGGAAGACCGGACGGCGTAGTGAGCACATCGAGGATCGGCGCGGCATGCGCATCGGCCGGGCAGGCATCGTCGGCGGGGGCATCGGCATGGTCGTGCTGGCCCTGCTGGCCATGTTCCTGGGCGTCGATCCGGGCGTTATCCTCGGGCCGGGCAGCCCCGTGGCCACGCAGGACAACCGCCCGCCCACGGCCGAGGAGCAGGAGCTGGCCGACTTCACGTCCGTGGTCCTGGCCGAAACCGAGGACGTCTGGGGCGGGATCTTCCAGAGGAATGGCGGGACGTATCGCAAGCCCACGCTCGTACTGTTCACGGATGCTGTGCAATCGGCCTGCGGCACCGCCAGCTCGGCCGTAGGACCCTTCTACTGCCCGCTGGACAGTCAGGTCTACCTGGACCTTGGCTTTTTCGAGCAGCTCAGCCGTCAGTTGGGCGCGCCCGGCGATTTCGCCCGGGCCTACGTCGTCGCCCACGAGGTCGGCCATCACGTGCAGAACCTCCTGGGCCTGAGCGGGCAGGTGCGTGAAGCGCAGCAGCGCATGGACGAGTCCCAGGCTAATCGGCTCTCGGTGATGCTTGAGCTGCAGGCCGACTGCTTCGCCGGGTTATGGGCCCACTACGCCGACCGCGAGCGGAATATCATCGAAGAGGGCGACATCGACGAGGCTCTCAATGCAGCCAGCCAGATCGGCGACGACACCCTGCAGCGCAGGAGCCGGGGCGAGGTCGTGCCAGACTCTTTCACCCACGGCTCCTCGGAGCAGCGCATGCGCTGGTTCATGCACGGCTTCACGTCCGGCGACCTCAATTCCTGCGATACGTTTGAATCGGACGATCTATAG
- the pnp gene encoding polyribonucleotide nucleotidyltransferase — translation MLKPFEPIRISTNVAGIDIELETGRFANQADGAVLVRSGDTVVLVTAVTQALPEDKGFFPLTCNYQEMSYAAGRIPGGYFRREIGRPSDRETLVSRLIDRPLRPSFPKGFRDEVQIIATVLSADKNVNPDVLAVTGASAALHISKIPFNGPLASTRVGYVNGGFVAFPTYQNITELSSLNMVLAASRNAVVMVEGGAEFMSEDLLAEAIAFGHKMIIPLFDLQDELREKIGRPKIAFTPPAEKTEFMSIVRELGKAKFDAALSIAAKLERKKARSEVKDEVLRILSERDPENADKIKKDLPEAMEALEKEIMRERIKSRGVRIDGRDLTTVRPLSIEVGLLPQTHGSALFKRGETSSLAIATLGSSRDEQRIETLTGEITKGFMLHYNFPPFCVNEARFLRGPSRREIGHGNLAERAIKPVLPADGEFPFTIRVVAETMESNGSSSMAAVCGGCLALMDAGVPIKAPVAGIAMGLAKVDDDYFVLTDILGDEDAMGDMDFKVAGTAEGVTAIQMDIKIAGIPQEVLARALAQAKEARMLILEEMAKILPAPRTDLSELAPQYDVVQINPEKIREVIGPGGKNIKAITAATGADIDIEDSGRIQIFAPTSESMVKAREMVLYYDQTPDVGKNYVGTVTKIIDCGAIVQIMPGVEGLLHVSQLDVDRVENVADLLSTGQEVTVKVVEVQPNGRVRLSRKAWLMEQAGQEVDLGAFSAPSGGGRGGDRDRGGRGGDRGGRSGGGGGGRR, via the coding sequence ATGCTTAAGCCATTCGAACCCATCCGAATATCGACAAACGTCGCCGGCATCGACATCGAGCTGGAGACGGGCCGTTTCGCCAATCAGGCTGACGGCGCGGTGCTCGTGCGTTCCGGCGATACAGTGGTCCTGGTCACGGCCGTGACACAGGCTCTGCCCGAGGACAAGGGCTTCTTTCCCTTGACCTGCAACTACCAGGAAATGTCCTATGCCGCGGGCCGCATTCCCGGCGGCTACTTCCGCCGCGAGATCGGCCGTCCCAGCGATCGTGAGACCTTGGTCTCCCGGCTCATCGACCGGCCGCTGCGCCCCAGCTTCCCCAAGGGCTTCCGCGACGAGGTGCAGATCATCGCCACGGTCCTGTCCGCGGATAAGAACGTCAACCCGGACGTACTCGCCGTAACCGGCGCCTCGGCCGCCCTGCACATCTCCAAGATCCCGTTCAACGGTCCCCTGGCCAGCACGCGCGTGGGCTACGTGAACGGCGGATTCGTCGCTTTCCCCACCTACCAGAACATCACCGAGCTCTCCAGCTTGAACATGGTCCTGGCCGCCTCGCGCAACGCCGTGGTCATGGTTGAGGGCGGCGCCGAGTTCATGTCCGAGGACCTGCTGGCCGAGGCCATCGCCTTCGGCCATAAGATGATCATTCCGCTGTTCGATCTGCAGGACGAACTGCGCGAGAAGATTGGCAGGCCCAAGATCGCCTTCACCCCGCCAGCCGAAAAAACCGAGTTCATGAGCATCGTGCGCGAATTGGGCAAGGCCAAATTCGATGCCGCGCTGTCCATCGCCGCCAAGCTTGAGCGCAAGAAAGCCCGCTCCGAGGTCAAGGACGAGGTCCTGCGCATCCTCTCCGAGCGTGACCCGGAAAATGCCGACAAGATCAAGAAGGACCTTCCTGAAGCCATGGAGGCTCTCGAGAAGGAAATCATGCGCGAGCGCATCAAGAGCAGGGGCGTGCGCATCGACGGCCGCGATCTGACCACGGTGCGGCCGCTGTCCATCGAAGTCGGCCTGCTGCCCCAGACTCACGGCTCGGCCCTGTTCAAGCGCGGCGAGACATCGTCCCTGGCCATCGCCACCCTGGGCTCCTCGCGCGACGAGCAGCGCATCGAGACGCTTACGGGCGAGATCACCAAGGGCTTCATGCTGCATTACAACTTCCCGCCCTTCTGCGTGAACGAGGCCCGTTTCCTGCGCGGCCCGTCGCGCCGCGAGATCGGTCACGGCAACCTCGCCGAGCGCGCCATCAAGCCCGTTCTGCCCGCCGACGGCGAATTCCCGTTCACCATCCGCGTGGTGGCCGAGACCATGGAGTCCAACGGCTCCTCGTCCATGGCCGCGGTCTGCGGCGGTTGCTTGGCGCTCATGGACGCCGGCGTGCCCATCAAGGCCCCGGTTGCCGGCATCGCCATGGGTCTGGCCAAAGTCGATGACGATTACTTCGTGCTGACCGACATTCTCGGCGACGAAGACGCCATGGGCGACATGGACTTCAAGGTCGCCGGCACGGCCGAGGGCGTCACGGCCATCCAGATGGATATCAAGATTGCGGGCATCCCGCAGGAAGTGCTCGCGCGCGCCCTGGCCCAGGCCAAGGAAGCCCGCATGCTCATCCTTGAGGAGATGGCCAAGATCCTGCCGGCGCCGCGCACGGACCTGTCCGAGCTGGCTCCGCAGTACGATGTGGTGCAGATCAACCCCGAGAAGATCCGCGAAGTCATCGGACCCGGCGGCAAGAACATCAAGGCCATCACCGCGGCAACCGGCGCGGACATCGACATCGAGGACTCGGGCCGCATCCAGATCTTCGCGCCCACCTCGGAATCCATGGTCAAGGCGCGGGAAATGGTGCTCTACTACGATCAGACCCCGGACGTGGGCAAGAACTACGTAGGCACCGTGACCAAGATCATCGACTGCGGCGCCATCGTGCAGATCATGCCCGGCGTGGAAGGTCTGCTGCACGTTTCGCAGCTTGATGTGGACCGTGTTGAGAACGTCGCCGACCTCCTGTCCACGGGACAGGAAGTCACGGTCAAGGTCGTGGAAGTTCAGCCCAACGGCCGAGTGCGCCTGTCGCGCAAGGCTTGGCTCATGGAGCAGGCTGGCCAGGAAGTTGACCTGGGCGCTTTCTCCGCCCCTTCCGGCGGAGGCCGTGGCGGTGACCGCGACCGTGGCGGACGCGGCGGCGACCGTGGTGGACGCAGCGGCGGAGGCGGCGGCGGACGCCGATAG
- the rbfA gene encoding 30S ribosome-binding factor RbfA: protein MKHATSRRSVRLSEEIMRELGNLLAEEVQDPRLELITVSGVRLNADISVAEVFVTYSAELHPREDVDKALEKAKGFLRTRLGKRLKLRKVPELRFRFDEFLETMVYEHPE, encoded by the coding sequence ATGAAGCACGCCACATCAAGACGATCCGTGCGCTTGAGCGAAGAGATCATGCGCGAGCTCGGCAACCTGCTGGCCGAAGAGGTCCAGGATCCCAGGCTCGAGCTGATTACCGTGAGCGGCGTGCGCCTCAATGCCGACATCTCCGTGGCTGAGGTCTTCGTGACCTACTCAGCGGAGCTGCACCCCCGCGAGGACGTGGACAAGGCTCTGGAGAAAGCCAAGGGCTTCCTGCGCACCCGCTTGGGCAAGCGGCTCAAGCTGCGTAAAGTGCCGGAACTGCGCTTCCGCTTCGACGAATTCCTCGAGACCATGGTCTATGAGCATCCCGAGTAA